Within Primulina tabacum isolate GXHZ01 chromosome 5, ASM2559414v2, whole genome shotgun sequence, the genomic segment CATATAAAGCATAACTATAGATACAGGAAAAAGGACCAATCTTTAGGCTCGCACCACTCAAGGCAAATAAATGATCAAATGACACATAAATGATAAAATCCACGTCAAATTTTTATGATTTGCCGTCGTAAAAAGGTACCTCTGAAGCCATATGTAATGCTCACATTTCATGTAGGTCAAGTGTTTTTTGACCAATTATATAGTGAAACATCCTATCTTTCTAAAATCGACTCTTTAGAGGTGGACCAGATCCAAGCGACATTGACCCTCTAGAGTCTAGACCAAacaatatcaatcttcaatgtgGTTCGTGTATTCAACTCGAGATCATCGTTCGAGTCGCGTTTCATTTTTTGTGGATCGTTATGCAGTCTTAAGTAATCATTCTTGACATCAATTCAATTCGGTTTCAAAAAGATTTTGAGCTCGTCTTTAGCACACGAACTTACCTCGCAGTCCGCAGATCACTATGACATGTAGATAGGATTGTCcacacaaaaaaattaatagttaTATCAGTGCATTGGCAGGGGtagttttgaaaaaaattattatcgTCAACCAGTAAATACTCTCATCTTCTTTCTGGGGATTGGAGTAAAGAATGAAAAATGGATACATTCAACACGCGTGCGATTCATGAATTTAAACGATTCGGGATTATTATAAGAGATGACAGTAAAACATGAGATTCCAGTGCACGAAAAGGTTAAAAATGAAAGAAGAAGCTAATATTTTCTCCGATATACGTATATATCTCTGATATTCTCATGTTCTTTAAGGGGCTTTCATTCAAGATGTCACTCTTGTTTGAAGATGACGACTTAGAAATCTGTGAGGTGATTGCCTCCCTCGATGGATTAGACCAAGCACGGGTTTCCAGTTCCTTGCTTTTGTTTTGTCATGGTCTTATGATCTACATAAAGAACATCCTCAATCCAGGCAACAATGTTGAATGCTAAGCTTTCTAATACTCTGGAATAGCTTTCCAACACTGCTTGTCCTATATCCTGCAATAGCATATTCAAACATCAAGCATGGAATCAATTTTCGAGTTAAGGAATCGAGAACGTTCATATCACTTTCCAGTACGTGCCTTGTTGTATTGGATTTTACTTGAATCCAATGTAGTTTGTGAAAGTTCAGGATATCTTTGCTTCAAACAGAAAAGTAAGGTATTTGCCCTGTCTGCTAAAAGATGATTCTTGTCACATCGATCTATGTCGGATACGAGATCCTTAACCACACCCCAGGATGATTTCGAGTGAGCCACCCACATTTTACGACGCCATGTGTACATAGAGGCTTCGATCTTGTCTGCCAGTTCTAGGGCTTCACGTTCCGAGTTTATGCCGAGTGAGTCAAGAAGACGATCAGCCGAAAACTTCCGTGTGTTGTACATATAGTTGTAGATTGTATCTCCTATGCTTGCTTTCCCGCTCTAGAATCACATTAACAGACAAAATAAACTAGTTTTACAGAAGTTTCTACTTTCCCTTTAGCACGACCGTTTAGAGTTTCATCTCAAATTTACCTTAGGAAGAGAATCCAAATATGGTTCTGGAACCTGCATTTCAGCAATAATGCCGGTGTTTATAGCCATTGCAGCCTTGTGGATTTGGTTAGCAAAATCGCGCTTTTGTCTTAAATGTTTCTTGGATTTCTCGGATAGCCCTTCTAGTGAAATACAAGGAACAGGCAACCACCATTTTCCTTCTTTTCGTTGAGGCCGAGGTTGAAGTATTCTTCTAAAAGACCCCGAATGCGCCGAGTTTCCTGATATCCTGCCCTGATCTTCGTACCAGAACTCAGTATCCTCAAAACTGTCCAATATATCCTGTCTCATGCCAAAAATTTCACTTCATTATTCATCTCTCTcggaaaaaaggaaaaagaaaatttccCTAGCGTACACACTCAAATTTTTTGCTCGCCTCGGAAATGAAGATGGAGGGAACTTTTTTCCCTTACTAGGAGCATTGCGTCAAGTTTTTTTAATGCAGGAAGGTTGATGTAAATGTCTGGTCTTGGCCTGCTTGTCATCACCTGTAAGCAGCATTTTCTTGATTTgctaaaagaaagaaaatggtCTAAAAATGGGgaaaaagaatgaatttcacCTCCAAAGTAGTCCCATCTTTTAAATTCTGCAGTGTTGGACTAAATTCTACTATATGATCACAGACAGATAACAGGCAATTCATTTCTCTCTTCCACATCAACTTCTTCTCAAGATTCAAAGGCTCTAATCTTTGATGCTGACCAAATATCGAAGCTGCATCGTAAACAAAGTTATATTGATATCAGActaaaattatggataaaatgtAGTAGAAAGAACTCGTTGTGTGTTTCCCGGTGATCCATGGTCGTCGGATCATTTCCAAGTGCCACATGACATTCATTACTCATTAGATGCGCTGTATATGATCCAGTGGTTATAAGGACACCTAGATCAGTACtctattttcaagatttaccgTAGAAGTTGGTTATGGCATTTGAGATGGTGAGAGCAATGGACTCCCCTTTACCACTCCCAGACATATCTTCCCCTAGCAATAGCTTGGCGAATCTCTCCTTcatcaattcaaaatctgtaAATTCCAAAAGCTCCAGCTCATGCACACTTGTCATGTGATCAAAACACACTGGTGATTTCAACGAAAATTTATACGAGAAAGAGAAATACTTCACCTAAACCTCGTGTTTCATCATCCAAAATTCCAATGTTGTGCTTTCTCACGCTGAATCTTGAAAGTGCCGTTCCATCTGGGGACTTGAGGCTTTTCCAGAAAAGGGGAGAATCTGTCTCAGAAGAGCCAATTTCATCGGCCAGACCGGAAAATGCTGACGTCTCTGAATCAGTCCTGCAGTAGGCGAAAGAATCGCCGCTCAAGATCGAATTACTCGTAATTTCTGTGAATGATTGATCAGCAGAAGATGAAAACTGGAATCCCATATCATCAACCTCGTCATACTTTGAAGAGATGCTGTCTATTTCTTGATTTTTTAGCATGTCTATGTCTTGGACAAGAATCTGCAATGCGAAATGTATAATTTGGTTAAGAGCTAGAAAAATCACTTGTTATGGTATATATTACGCAAGATTCTGGCATAAATTCCTACTTAGAAAAAGCAAACAGATAAAATAGGAAAAAAGCTACAAATCCTCCTTAATTCACgatctttataaaaaaaaaagagcatACGTCATATTTAACATCAGAACTTGGAATAATTATTCGAAGCACGCACCAAAGTTCCTTTGAAAAGTGAAATTGAAAAGTGAAATTGAAAAGgataaaaatgaaatttgaattaaaaattcGTCTACACAAATAGCAAACAGAGAGAGATGCATACTATTT encodes:
- the LOC142546791 gene encoding rop guanine nucleotide exchange factor 3-like isoform X1; its protein translation is MLKNQEIDSISSKYDEVDDMGFQFSSSADQSFTEITSNSILSGDSFAYCRTDSETSAFSGLADEIGSSETDSPLFWKSLKSPDGTALSRFSVRKHNIGILDDETRGLDFELMKERFAKLLLGEDMSGSGKGESIALTISNAITNFYASIFGQHQRLEPLNLEKKLMWKREMNCLLSVCDHIVEFSPTLQNLKDGTTLEVMTSRPRPDIYINLPALKKLDAMLLDILDSFEDTEFWYEDQGRISGNSAHSGSFRRILQPRPQRKEGKWWLPVPCISLEGLSEKSKKHLRQKRDFANQIHKAAMAINTGIIAEMQVPEPYLDSLPKSGKASIGDTIYNYMYNTRKFSADRLLDSLGINSEREALELADKIEASMYTWRRKMWVAHSKSSWGVVKDLVSDIDRCDKNHLLADRANTLLFCLKQRYPELSQTTLDSSKIQYNKDIGQAVLESYSRVLESLAFNIVAWIEDVLYVDHKTMTKQKQGTGNPCLV
- the LOC142546791 gene encoding rop guanine nucleotide exchange factor 3-like isoform X2, with the translated sequence MLKNQEIDSISSKYDEVDDMGFQFSSSADQSFTEITSNSILSGDSFAYCRTDSETSAFSGLADEIGSSETDSPLFWKSLKSPDGTALSRFSVRKHNIGILDDETRDFELMKERFAKLLLGEDMSGSGKGESIALTISNAITNFYASIFGQHQRLEPLNLEKKLMWKREMNCLLSVCDHIVEFSPTLQNLKDGTTLEVMTSRPRPDIYINLPALKKLDAMLLDILDSFEDTEFWYEDQGRISGNSAHSGSFRRILQPRPQRKEGKWWLPVPCISLEGLSEKSKKHLRQKRDFANQIHKAAMAINTGIIAEMQVPEPYLDSLPKSGKASIGDTIYNYMYNTRKFSADRLLDSLGINSEREALELADKIEASMYTWRRKMWVAHSKSSWGVVKDLVSDIDRCDKNHLLADRANTLLFCLKQRYPELSQTTLDSSKIQYNKDIGQAVLESYSRVLESLAFNIVAWIEDVLYVDHKTMTKQKQGTGNPCLV